A window of Juglans regia cultivar Chandler chromosome 7, Walnut 2.0, whole genome shotgun sequence contains these coding sequences:
- the LOC109003457 gene encoding cyclin-dependent kinase inhibitor 5-like isoform X1 has translation MGKYIRKAKTTGEVAVMDVSHSSLGVRTRARTLALQKSPPPPPPTAVSGSGSYLQLRSRRLEKPPILLPTTDSVPKRHRQGPNNRESCAQQQKQIIPDKANSNPNSNTRAGSRLRVASVGSASDWPVSLGPLDEAKNVVGSAKEDGLQENEENSGNNIGDLGAEEASFGENVLEFEGRESRFGDRSTRESTPLSLIRDPDTIRTPCSTTRPTGLTETNRRTQNRNGRHIPTAHEMDEFFAGAEEEQQRQFIEKYNFDPVNEKPLPGRYEWEKLDP, from the exons ATGGGAAAGTACATTCGCAAGGCCAAAACAACAGGCGAGGTCGCCGTCATGGATGTCTCGCATTCCTCCCTCGGTGTCCGCACCCGCGCCCGTACTCTCGCCCTCCAGAAATCCCCTCCCCCTCCTCCTCCCACCGCCGTATCCGGTTCAGGTTCCTATCTTCAGCTCCGGAGCCGCCGCCTCGAGAAGCCCCCTATTCTTCTTCCTACCACCGACTCTGTACCCAAGCGCCACAGACAGGGACCCAACAACAGAGAAAGCTGTGCGCAGCAGCAAAAGCAAATCATCCCCGATAAGGCTAATTCTAACCCTAACTCTAACACTAGGGCGGGGTCGAGGCTGAGAGTGGCCTCCGTGGGCTCAGCGTCCGATTGGCCGGTCTCGCTTGGGCCCTTGGACGAGGCGAAGAACGTTGTGGGTAGTGCAAAAGAGGATGGACTTCAAGAGAATGAGGAAAATAGTGGCAACAACATTGGTGATTTGGGGGCCGAGGAAGCATCGTTTGGAGAGAATGTTTTGGAGTTTGAAGGTAGAGAGAG TCGTTTTGGTGACAGGAGTACTCGGGAATCCACACCTCTCAGTTTGATTAGGGACCCAGACACCATAAGAACCCCTTGTTCTACCACCAGGCCTACTGGCTTGACAGAGACTAACCGCAGAACCCAGAACAGAAATGGGAGACATATCCCAACAGCACATGAAATGGACGAGTTTTTTGCTGGTGCCGAAGAAGAGCAGCAAAGACAGTTCATTGAGAA GTACAACTTCGATCCTGTCAACGAGAAGCCGCTCCCAGGGCGTTATGAATGGGAGAAATTAGACCCTTGA
- the LOC109003457 gene encoding cyclin-dependent kinase inhibitor 5-like isoform X2: protein MGKYIRKAKTTGEVAVMDVSHSSLGVRTRARTLALQKSPPPPPPTAVSGSGSYLQLRSRRLEKPPILLPTTDSVPKRHRQGPNNRESCAQQQKQIIPDKANSNPNSNTRAGSRLRVASVGSASDWPVSLGPLDEAKNVVGSAKEDGLQENEENSGNNIGDLGAEEASFGENVLEFEGRERSTRESTPLSLIRDPDTIRTPCSTTRPTGLTETNRRTQNRNGRHIPTAHEMDEFFAGAEEEQQRQFIEKYNFDPVNEKPLPGRYEWEKLDP, encoded by the exons ATGGGAAAGTACATTCGCAAGGCCAAAACAACAGGCGAGGTCGCCGTCATGGATGTCTCGCATTCCTCCCTCGGTGTCCGCACCCGCGCCCGTACTCTCGCCCTCCAGAAATCCCCTCCCCCTCCTCCTCCCACCGCCGTATCCGGTTCAGGTTCCTATCTTCAGCTCCGGAGCCGCCGCCTCGAGAAGCCCCCTATTCTTCTTCCTACCACCGACTCTGTACCCAAGCGCCACAGACAGGGACCCAACAACAGAGAAAGCTGTGCGCAGCAGCAAAAGCAAATCATCCCCGATAAGGCTAATTCTAACCCTAACTCTAACACTAGGGCGGGGTCGAGGCTGAGAGTGGCCTCCGTGGGCTCAGCGTCCGATTGGCCGGTCTCGCTTGGGCCCTTGGACGAGGCGAAGAACGTTGTGGGTAGTGCAAAAGAGGATGGACTTCAAGAGAATGAGGAAAATAGTGGCAACAACATTGGTGATTTGGGGGCCGAGGAAGCATCGTTTGGAGAGAATGTTTTGGAGTTTGAAGGTAGAGAGAG GAGTACTCGGGAATCCACACCTCTCAGTTTGATTAGGGACCCAGACACCATAAGAACCCCTTGTTCTACCACCAGGCCTACTGGCTTGACAGAGACTAACCGCAGAACCCAGAACAGAAATGGGAGACATATCCCAACAGCACATGAAATGGACGAGTTTTTTGCTGGTGCCGAAGAAGAGCAGCAAAGACAGTTCATTGAGAA GTACAACTTCGATCCTGTCAACGAGAAGCCGCTCCCAGGGCGTTATGAATGGGAGAAATTAGACCCTTGA
- the LOC109003456 gene encoding 26S proteasome non-ATPase regulatory subunit 1 homolog A-like has translation MAATMLSSAGGLLAMLNEAHPSLKLHALSNLNNLVDNFWPEISTSVPVIESLYEDEEFDQHQRQLAALLVSKVFYYLSELNDALSYALGASSLFDVSEDSDYVHTLLAKAIDEYASLKTKAAESNAESAKVDPRLEAIVERMLDKCIADGKYPQAMGIAIECRRLDKLEEAITTSDNVQGTLSYCINVSHSFVNLREYRHKVLRLLVQVYQKLSSPDYLSICQCLMFLDEPEAVAIILEKLLRSENKDEALLALQIAFDLVENECQAFLLNVRDRLSIPKTQPSEPVQPGSVEPDASQNENPTAPEDVQMTDRSTASNLSVRELNPSEVIYAERLTKIKGILSGETSIQLTLQFLYSHNKSDLLILKTIKQSVEMRNSVCHSATIYANAIMHAGTTVDTFLRENLDWLSRATNWAKFSATAGLGVIHRGHLQQGRSLMAPYLPQGGAGGGGGSPYSEGGALYALGLIHANHGEGIKQFLRDSLRSTNVEVIQHGACLGLGLAALGTADKDIYDDIKNVLYTDSAVAGEAAGISMGLLMVGTASEKASEMLTYAHETQHEKIIRGLALGIALTVYGREEEADTLIEQMTRDQDPILRYGGMYALALAYRGTANNKAIRQLLHFAVSDVSDDVRRTAVLALGFVLYSEPEQTPRIVSLLSESYNPHVRYGAALAVGISCAGTGLSEAISLLEPLMSDVVDFVRQGALIAMAMVMVQISEASDSRVRTFRRQLEKIILDKHEDTMSKMGAILASGILDAGGRNVTIRLLSKTKHDKVTAVVGLAVFSQFWYWYPLIYFISLSFSPTAFIGLNYDLKVPRFEFLSHAKPSLFEYPKPTTAPTTTSTVKLPTAVLSTSAKAKTRAKKEADQKANAEKASSGAESSSVGQNGVKGKSSSERDGDSMQVDGPTEKKSEPEPSYEILTNPARVVPAQQKFIKFLEESRYVPVKLASSGFVLLRDLRPTEPEVLSLTDTPATAASAAGGAATGQQGSASAMAIDEEPQPPQPFEYSS, from the exons ATGGCTGCGACAATGTTGAGTTCCGCGGGAGGGCTTTTGGCGATGCTGAACGAGGCGCACCCATCGCTCAAGCTCCACGCGCTCTCCAACCTCAACAATCTGGTCGACAACTTTTGGCCAGAGATCTCCACCAGCGTTCCTGTCAT AGAAAGTTtgtatgaagatgaagaatttgATCAACATCAGAGACAACTTGCTGCCCTACTTGTGTCTAAG GTCTTCTATTACTTGAGTGAGCTTAACGATGCGTTATCATATGCTCTTGGAGCCAGTTCTTTATTTGATGTGTCAGAGGATTCTGATTATGTTCATACACTTCTTG CTAAAGCTATTGATGAATATGCCAGTCTTAAGACTAAGGCAGCAGAATCAAATGCTGAATCAGCAAAGGTGGACCCTAGATTGGAGGCAATTGTGGAGAGAATGCTGGATAA GTGTATTGCTGATGGAAAATACCCACAAGCTATGGGTATTGCAATTGAATGCCGGCGATTGGATAAACTTGAGGAAGCAATCACAACGAGTGATAATGTTCAAGGCACTTTATCTTATTGCATTAATGTCTCTCATTCCTTCGTTAATCTTAGAGAATATCGACACAAG GTACTTCGTCTCCTCGTTCAAGTGTATCAAAAGTTGTCTTCTCCTGATTATTTGAGTATATGTCAGTGTCTTATGTTCTTGGACGAACCTGAAGCTGTTGCAATTATATTGGAAAAGCTTCTCCGCTCTGAAAACAAGGATGAAGCTCTTTTGGCACTTCAAATAGCTTTCGATCTTGTAGAAAATGAATGccaagcatttctcttaaatGTGAGAGATCGCCTTTCAATTCCCAAGACTCAACCTTCAGAACCAGTGCAGCCTGGATCTGTTGAACCAGATGCTTCTCAGAATGAAAATCCTACTGCTCCAGAGGATGTTCAGATGACTGACAGGAGTACTGCATCTAATTTGAGTGTGCGTGAACTCAATCCAAGTGAAGTAATATATGCTGAGAGGTTGACCAAAATTAAGGGAATTTTGTCAGGAGAGACATCAATACAGTTGACACTTCAATTCTTGTACAGCCATAACAA ATCAGATCTTCTTATTCTTAAGACAATTAAGCAGTCTGTTGAGATGAGAAATAGTGTCTGTCATAGTGCAACAATTTATGCTAATGCAATTATGCATGCTGGAACAACAGTGGATACATTTCTAAGGGAAAACCTA GACTGGCTGAGCAGAGCCACAAACTGGGCTAAGTTTAGTGCGACTGCTGGTCTTGGAGTTATTCACAGAGGCCACCTACAACAGGGGAGGTCACTGATGGCACCTTACTTGCCTCAGGGTGgggctggtggtggtggtggcagtCCATACTCAGAAGGTGGAGCTCTTTATGCTCTGGGTCTTATACATGCCAACCATGGTGAGGGCATCAAACAATTCCTTCGTGATAGCCTACGCAGTACTAATGTGGAG GTAATCCAACATGGTGCATGCTTAGGTCTTGGTTTGGCAGCTCTAGGAACCGCGGACAAAGATATTTATGATGACATTAAAAATGTTCTCTACACTGATAGTGCTGTTGCTGGTGAAGCTGCAGGCATCAGTATGGGTTTACTCATGGTTGGAACTGCGAGTGAGAAGGCAAGTGAGATGCTTACTTATGCACACGAGACACAACATGAGAAGATCATACG GGGTTTAGCATTGGGAATAGCCCTTACAGTCTacggaagagaagaagaagcagacACACTAATTGAGCAGATGACTCGTGATCAGGATCCTATATTACGTTATGGTGGTATGTATGCATTGGCACTGGCCTATAGGGGAACAGCAAACAACAAAGCCATTCGGCAGCTGCTCCACTTTGCTGTATCGGATGTGAGTGATGATGTCAGGAGGACTGCTGTTCTAGCACTTGGGTTTGTCCTGTACTCTGAGCCAGAACAG ACTCCTCGAATTGTCTCCCTGCTGTCTGAGTCTTACAACCCTCATGTTCGATATGGTGCGGCACTTGCAGTGGGCATTTCCTGTGCTGGTACTGGCCTGAGTGAGGCTATATCTTTGCTAGAGCCTTTGATGTCAGATGTTGTTGATTTTGTTCGTCAAGGTGCCCTCATTGCAATGGCTATGGTTATGGTCCAGATTAGTGAAGCCAGTGATTCTCGTGTTAGAACTTTCAG GCGACAATTGGAGAAAATAATACTTGATAAGCATGAAGACACCATGAGCAAGATGGGTGCAATCTTGGCCTCTGGGATTCTGGATGCAGGTGGAAGGAATGTGACCATAAGATTGCTTTCCAAGACAAAGCATGATAAAGTCACAGCGGTTGTTGGTCTAGCAGTTTTCAGCCAGTTTTGGTACTGGTACCCCCTTATTTATTTCATAAGCTTGTCATTCTCGCCAACTGCTTTTATTGGACTGAATTATGACCTCAAAGTCCCAAGGTTTGAGTTCTTATCACATGCAAAGCCATCACTTTTTGAATATCCTAAACCAACAACTGCACCAACGACTACTTCCACTGTAAAACTGCCCACTGCAGTTCTGTCAACGTCAGCAAAGGCGAAAACTAGGGCAAAAAAAGAAGCGGACCAGAAGGCTAATGCTGAAAAGGCATCATCTGGGGCAGAGTCTTCATCTGTTGGTCAAAATGGTGTGAAAGGAAAATCGTCTAGCGAGAGGGATGGGGACTCTATGCAG GTTGATGGTCCAACAGAGAAGAAATCCGAGCCTGAGCCTTCTTATGAGATTCTGACTAACCCTGCCAGAGTAGTTCCTGCACAgcaaaaattcattaaatttctgGAAGAAAGTAGATACGTGCCAGTAAAGTTGGCATCTTCTGGGTTTGTTCTTCTTAGAGATTTGCGTCCTACAGAACCTGAGGTACTGTCCCTTACGGACACTCCGGCAACAGCAGCATCGGCTGCTGGTGGAGCGGCAACCGGACAGCAGGGTTCTGCATCCGCCATGGCAATTGATGAGGAACCTCAGCCTCCTCAACCTTTCGAGTATAGTTCTTGA